TGCAATTTGTCAATATTTTCTTAAAGcaatctttctttcttaaccTATATGATGTTCTGTGATTGCATTTTACAGCCatctgtaaatattttatatacactgttttgtatatgcaatataaTTAGATGAAAATGAAATCATAGCCAGTTATTACTGTCTgcaatatacaaaatgtcatgtGACATAATCAAGTTCATATGCAGCCTACTGAAGCCTAACTATTACAATCCACTAATATCACCCAATCAAAAACAAGCTTTGAAACACCTGTgacctgggacctaattcactaaactctcgcaactttgcgatatcgcagtgcagtgcaaaaagacttgcaaagaggatgctttgttgtctagcacagcctaagagacctttgtgaattaggccccatgtgtaaattatattgtaaaaatatCAACATCTGGTAAGGAAACGAAACAAATTCTATACCCAACAAGCTATTAAACAGGCAGTGCGAAAtcactgtctctgtctgttAATGACATCCCAGTTAATGATAAAAATTCAGTCTCACCCTGGACTCCAAagccaacaacaaaaacttctGAACTGATAAGCCTGATGGGTAGCTTGGTGGGTTCGTTCTCCGCAAGACTTCGAGCCACACGGAATCCACTGTGCTGGAAAAAGTGACGTCTGAATGCAAATCGGGCAAAACGTGAAGCTTCATCACCTGTTGAAATCCAAGATCCTCCCTAAAAGaaccaaacaaaccaaacattgGATTCCAAtactgaaataatttattatacataaaACCTATATTCTGTAGGTTTTGAAAGTCTTTTGCTAAAGCTACCACAGAAAACCAAACTAATCTGGGCATCGCATCCATCAAAGtacaaaaacagaaagaaaagaaaaaaagtggttTTAAGATATAGAGaggttatattgtgtgtgtgtgtatatgaatatctatattgCATGTATGCTGGGTTTGACTAGTAAATagtacatagatattaatgctCTGGTACATGGGATAAAAGTCACAAACTGcatttatatattgaagggCGAGACATAGACCAGTGGTTTCGAGCTTGCATGATGTGCTGTCtgtctagccagtgcatcacaactggtatatcaaaggccatgatgtGCTGTCtgtctagccagtgcatcacaactggtatatcaaaggccatgatgtGCTGTCtgtctagccagtgcatcacaactggtatatcaaaggccatgatgtGCTGTCtgtctagccagtgcatcacaactggtatatcaaaggccatgatgtGCTGTCtgtctagccagtgcatcacaactggtatatcaaaggccatgatgtgctaccccatctgtgggatggtgcatataaaagctcgcttgttactaatggaaaagttttagcaggtttcctctctaagactatatatatcaaaattaccaaatgtttaacacccaacagccaatgattaacaaatcagtgtgctctagtggtggtgttaaactaAACAAGCTTTACTTTATATTGTGAAAGATTGTATGACTTATCCACAATTATGTACACACCAGAATAATATCGTGTTGTGCGTCGAAGCAGTGGGATGAGAAATCATGTACACACCAGAATAATATCGTGTTGTGCGTCAAAGCAGTGGGATGAGAAATCATGTACACACCAGAATAATATCGTGTTGCGTGTCGAAGCAGTGGGATGAGAAATCATGTACACACCAGAATAATATCGTGTTGCGTGTCGAAGCAGTGGGATGAGAAATCATGTACACACCAGAATAATATCGTGTTGCGTGTCGAAGCAGTGGGATGAGAAATCATGTACACACCAGAATAATATCGTGTTGTGCGTCGAAGCAGTGGGATGAGAAATCATGTACACACCAGAATAATATCGTGTTGTGCGTCGAAGCAGTGGGATGAGAAATCATGTACACACCAGAATAATATCGTGTTGCGTGTCGAAGCAGGGGGATGAGAAATCATGTACACACCAGAATAATATCGTGTTGCGTGTCGAAGCAGTGGGATGAGAAATCATGTACACACCAGAATAATATCGTGTTGCGTGTCGAAGCAGTGGGATGAGAAATCATGTACACACCAGAATAATATCGTGTTGCGTGTCGAAGCAGGGGGATGAGAAATCATGTACACACCAGAATAATATCGTGTTGCGTGTCGAAGCAGGGGGATGAGAAATCATGTACACACCAGAATAATATCGTGTTGTGCGTCGAAGCAGGGGGATGAGAAATCATGTACACACCAGAATAATATTGTGTTGTCCGTCGAAGCAGGGGGATGAGAAATCGTCGTAAAACTTGTTAGATCTGAAACCAGGCAGCCCATTGAAGTGATCTTCTACCCACTCCCAGATGTTGCCGAACACGTCGCAAAAACCAGCCTCTGTTGCTGGGTACATGTTAACAGGCTGAAATACACAACATGTTAACAGgctaaaatatacaatatgttAACGGGCTGAAATATACAACATGTTAACAGgctgaaatatacatgttaacatgctgaaatatacaatatgttaacaggctgaaatatacatgttaACAGGCTGAAATATACAACATGTTAACAGGCTGAAAAATAGAGCACattaacatgtttaaataataaaatattaacaatattaaaagaATGAAATGTACATGGTCATGAAAAAACACAAGATCATCTTAGTGTACAATTGTGAGGACTTGAGCTGAAAATCAGTTGTTACCCCTTACAAAAAACATGATGGCACTGAAAAAGCATGCATATTTAACATTTAgatttatgtatcaaattgttatatatgactgtataacattattataccacaaattagttatatgtacttgtatataaattatatcactttgatgtaaggccatgaattcaaaGCTCCCCAACCTttacatggtcagaatggacgggggaaaataaatatttaaaaaaacaaaaacaaaaaaacaaaccacagTTAGGTTGATGCAATGCTTATAtcttgataattctgacaaatctaaattttaaaataacaaataccggaaagtaacagaaaaatattaatattaacatttattataacttaaaaaaaccctaattttatttgtttcaatacCGTGTGTATAACTTACAGTAGAGGAGCCATATTGGAAGTTCAAGTTGGCTTCAATCTTGTCGTTATAGATGATGTCACTGCTAGTTTCTAGTCTTTCTGAATCCTAAAaacacaagaaaatatgtttaagcTATTATACATTACACTCAAAACATATAGCTTGctagaagaaataataaaatgcattcaATTCAATAAGTAGCCACCGATATTTCACCACATATTAACAATGGTAAAGAGACaatagaattttttaaaatcatgtacATGTTACCATGTACAAAACTCCAGTTTCAGACATCCTTTATACAAAACATTACTGTTTCAACAAAATAATGTACACTTTATATGCTGCCAAAgattactattaaaaaaaaccccattttatataatacattttatgaaacataaatatgtaaattttatACATACAAAACATTGCCAGTTTTAAGAAAATGTTGttctttttaacaaaaaaagcaACTAATTtcagaaaaaataaattacactaattacaaaatgttattataattaaagaaataattcatttttttaagAAAGGTTCAGCACTAATagaattttaatgacaataattCCAAGGAATTAAATGTATCACCTATCAAATTGTTTCGGTGCACTGTAATGAACATCCAAGTTTTATTGATCTAGAACTTGGAATTTGTGACAAACTGATCGAAATACGAAACTTCTAATGCAAAAGTCTGAGTCATCACTGCTGCTGCCACcacaatcatcaccatcaccctTGGACAAAATAATACCTATATTGAGAGAGCGAGACAAAAAACCCACTTGCCTGAAGACCTCTCATCGCATGGTGCTCTGCCTCTCCCGGCAGTCGGTAGTCTGCTCCCAGCCAGCAGCAGAACGCCTTGGCTTCATGGTAATTGCATTCTACCGGCCAGTTCATGGGCAGGGCAATAACATCAAACATTGCTCGGTACCTGTTTAAAagacataaattatataaaggGTCACCCAAAATAACTGCTCTgaaaccatataaccataaataaaataaaatgtgttgagtgcgttgttaaataaaccatttccttccttccaaaataACTGCAACCGtccacattttgtaaaaaaagaaaattatatgaTTATTAAAATGGAATCGTAAGACATTTAAAATCACTCACAGCCAGTGGCATGTTCATGACAACTTTGATGGTACCATCATCTTTTATGACATCGCATTCAAATAACTTTCAGcataaaaaactaaactaaaattgtAGTAATGGACTTGGATTCAAACAGATCGAGATGACTTTTATTAACTATATTGGTATCGTATAAAACTAGTCTCTGatcatacatttttttgttgttgttgagggATTAGCAATTGACCGACTTGTGTTTTTAGCAGTTCTGTTTAACAAAAGCTCGACATATTTTCAAATGCTAAACTTGTGAATCATTTGcaaaagcattttttttttaaacgtggTATTGGTTATACAACTGTAATGGTCCGACTTCCACATATAGATACCAGTAGCCacaataaattttaattgctaattaaattcaataatatattgtttaataaaggCTAACAAAATAGTATAATGCTGGGACATCATGTTACCATGgttcttaatattttaatgtatgaaATTGGACTCAAACTTAAACCTTTTAATCTTTCAACATAAATGCCATATCActgatgaaagaaaaaaaagaaagagatgttttatttaatgacgcacttgacacattttatttacggatatattgtgtcagtcatatggttaaggatcatacagatattgagagaggaaacccgctgtcgccacttcatgacctactcttttcgattagcagcaagggatcttttatatgcaccatcccacagacagggtagtacataccatggcctttgatataccagtcgtcgtgcactggctggaacgatgaTGAAGGCTGATAAAATAGTCTAATGCAAGGACATCATGTTAcaattgttcttaaaattcTTATGTATGAACTTGTATAAATcctaaaattttaaatgttaaaacttCATGCTACATACTTTGTCTGAGCCCATAACTAACGTTAGTTCCACAGTATAGATTCTGGTTGGATATTTCTTGGATTATATACTACTATGTACTTAAAACTTAACGCTACACACTTTGTCTGCTGTTTGAGCTCATAACTGAAATTAGCTACACAGTATGGATTCTGGCGATATTTCTTGGATTATGTACTACtatatacttacatgtattttgtctGGCTGGAGCTGCCATTTTGGAATCCAGATTCTTCATGTTTTTCTGTTATCACCGTGTCTTGGGAAGGAAGCTGGCAATGAGAATATGTGGAAAGATCGGATCCACAACCTGACTTGCAACCTAAAAAACAATAGAAACATTCATTATTGTCGCATAAgaattaattttacatattttaaggaaggaaggaaggaaggaaatgttttatttaatgatgcattcaacatggtgtcaccatttcatggactactctattcgattagcagcaagggatattttatatgcaccatcccacagacaggatagcacataccacagccgttgttgtaccagtcgtggtgcactggctggtgtgAGATatagtgcaatgggcccactgacagggatcgatcacaaacctaccgcgcatcaagcgagtgctgtaccactgggctacgcttTCGTCcccacatattttaaaaacactctGATAAAGACCAATATCGGAATTTGATACTTTCCCAATACATGTATCGAATACAGAAATGCAAACCATCAATAATACTGTATGGTATATTTCAGCTAACGCATTAATTTCAACATTTCGAAAAAGCAACAGTTTTTCAATGTCTAATTGTGAAGTGACAAACATTGAAAAATtcacacagaaaaaaaaaagtggcaATGATTGCTTTCATACCTTGTTAAAATTGCCTTAAACTTTGGatgtcataattttattatatattaattattaaaagcaTTTGATGAAAGATCACCAGAAATTCTTTAAATCTGTATTACTCCCACACTGTTAGTTGAAAGGTCATAAGAAATTCTTTAAATCTGTTCTACCCCATATtgttcaggggtgggaattggtgaactgtaaataAGAAGAAATCTAGAGGGTCCTGAAAATTCTTGAAACTCtgtgacacattttggaggaaaggacgattaaaatgtgaggaaacaacgttccatgagaggaaaacagctgatccgaggagaattcccacccctgattgtTAGTCATCAAAACATTCTTTAAAGCTGTAATAATCCCATAAGCCATATagattatataatttatgttcaCTTGCTCATAACAGGTATAGCTctaacaaatgacacaaataTATCCAATATAAATATGGTTATTTATCTATAactaaaagaacaaacaaaattattctaTCAGTTACCTTCAGAACATATCCAGAAAGTTGGATGCTTTGCCCGTCTGTATTGCAGCCATTGCCAACCTTCCTTGGACCAGAATTCCTTCTTCAAGTAGCCACCATCTTCAACAAACTTGAGAAACTGATGATTCGTCACTGGGTATTTGGAGGCCTCAAAGGGTGGAACACTAAAATTAgaagtttaaaatgtaatggttagtacaaagtttgttttgtttaatgacaccactagagcacattgagctactggatgtcagacatttggtaatttagacatatagtcagaggaaacctgctacatttttcctaatgcaacaagggatcttttatatgcactttcccacagacaggaaagcacataccacagcctttgaccagttgtggtgcactggttgtaatgagaaaaaacccagtcagttgaatggatctaccgaggtggttcgatcctgcgacacaagcacctcaagcgagcactcaaccgactgagctaaatcccaccccctggttagtacataccatggcctttgttacaccaattatGAAGCACTGGCAAGaatagaaatagcccaataagcccactaacggggattgatcctaagcCAACCACACATCATgtgagcactttactactggactaTGTTCTACCAACAGACTTGAACCCAAATGTATTTTGCAAATCGGCATTAGAACCCAAATTAAATTCGAGTCTGTAGCCTAGAacctaaatattttataagcataCCCCTCTAAAACATTAGAACCTAGTTCAGCCAGACAGCAAGAAAACATTTGCTACACTGATTTATGCACTTTATATCAGGAATCCATTAAACTGTTTGTGACAGTGCTAGTCTAAAAGTGATGTCATACGATGTGAGCAACTCGTATAAGAATAGCCAATTGCGTAGCAACCAAAGAAACTGTAATGTCTGTCTTGTCACAAACAGCTATTCTTGTTACTATTCTTGTACAAGGCACTCACATTGTGTGGTGTCATCTTAAAGAGGATTTTGTCATCAGATCAGATGCATTGATTTCAGCTATGAAGAATCCATTATAATTGTACACATACTTGCACTGATTATATTTGCAAATGACTATCATTATATGTAATTGTACAGGTAATTTTATTGGTGTTTGATCATACTTGTGTGCAATTATATTGGTCCTTAACTATGACTGTGGGTCATTATacttgtacataattatatttgctAATAATTACACAATAGTATGATTATACCAGTACTTGTGTATAATTATACTCATAACCAACATTTATGGCACAgtgataattttgtttaactacaccactagagcatattgattaattaatcatcagctaatggatatcaaacattaaaaaattcaGACATGCAGTCTAGTCTTTACAGAAAACCCACCATATTTTTAACagcacttttatatgcactttcccagacaggactgcacataccaagttttttttttataaaaagcaTAGTTGTTAAGACATCAACTCGATTAAAAGacttaaatgaaaaacaaaacaaatgtcataTACTCACAAGCATTTCAGTTCTCCATACTCATTGTCCCACCCATAAGAAGGAAAACTGTCTGGCTTGCCAAGTGTCACCTCCTGACCGTTGACCTTCACTAAAGGGTTGTCTTTCACAGGTTCACCTGTCACAAAatacaagttttttttaatcaaataagTTATAAAGTTCCTtagattctttaaaaaaacacattttatttattgctaCAAATCATACATTTAGGGCCATTTAGCTGTACTTACAACactttttgtatatacatgtatgttttgtaatgctaaaatatccctttaaaattaCAACATCTCTTCAATTCTCTGTTACTATGATGTAATTTGACCAATATTATTGAAGTTTTTGtaggtattttttaatttattttgttaagtggtaaaatatttatttatacagcatcaaatgtaataatattaaaaaagcttctgaaaaccttatgtaaccgtgACAAACTTAtgatagcccccccccccctcccaataattgttttgtaatttatcaaattatcattatctttattattttaatttattttggtttgtccttattataaagtttgttttgtttaacgacaccactggagcatgtcaattaattaatcatcagctattggatgtcaaacatttggtaattatgactcgtagtcatcagaggaagcctgctacatttttttctaattcagcaagggatcttttatatgcacttccccacagacaggaaaacacataccacaatctttgtccagttgtggtgtattggttggaatgagcctcattagaaggaaggaaagaaatgttttatttaacaacgcactcaacacattttatttatggttatatgggcatcggacatatggttaaagactacacagatattgtgggaggaaacctgctgtcgccactttatgggctacttgttttttattagcagcaagggatcttttatatgcaccatcccagagacaggataacatggcctttgatataccaaatgtggtgcactggctggagcgaaaaatagcccaatgggcccaccaacggggattgatcctagactgactgcacatcaagcgaacactttactactgggctacatcctgccgaGCCTCATTATAATGGCTTGAAGATGCATTAAATTGTTGTACAACCCCTATATCAATAAGGACATCATAACCATGTTGACATTACTTCTTCctgaagaaataaaatgtaggCGAGTATAGAAGAGTTATATTGACTGAGGTTACTATGGATATATTGTATTCATTAGCAAAATAAATTCAGCGATTCATAAAGTGACATCAATGTATTGATCCAACATACTGCATTATCAATATTTCTGCAATCCATTGGGCATGTTGTCAAGAAATACAACCATCCAGTGTTCCCATTCATAGTTTTTATTACCAATAAAAGTTATTAGTGTTTATTATccataattgtatttattagaCTTCCAAtaggaacaaaaaaaaatccattttctTTTATTGAGAAATTATAaggtatatgtatgtaatgtctGTTATAGTGTAATTGCTTTCCACCCTATAATTCCTTTAGGAAGAGAAGTCAACTGGCtgatttaacaaaacaaaataattaaaggtatacaacatatttttctgtttaggcttactttttatttttacccatatataatttttaaaggaaGCAACTGTTTACACCTAATAACAGTACATTATaatttgataaaacaaaaacaaatataacactcgcaactatgataatgcacctttaaggCCTATTGTTAACAGACAATTTATATACCACACTTGATTGGGCCATAAACCCATCCATCTGGCTTGGTTACCATGTCAACTGGAAGCTGACGAATGAGAACAGAGGACGTTTCAAGATGGATCCTTTCATGCTCCATTCCCATTACAAGAGCCCACTGAAAAATATTCAATATCAGAGTTATCTCCCCATCAtacttaaaaaatataaatatttcatttattttaatttctattGATTTTTTGTgcattatatacaattaaggttcaagtatgtatttgatttggtagtatacaccctacagaaACAAATgtgaacacattttaacatcacATACCCATGAACTCTCCATGGTAACAGGCAGATCCAATGGTGTGTCCTCGATGACCTTGAGAATCATGTTGCGAACACTGCACCGGTAAGCAACAACATCATCGACAGATGGCCACTTGTATGACCCACCCATACGGTAGTTCTCCTAAATCATTCACAAATAAActgtaatacaatttaaaacatatacatttaaaaaattaagttttatggtctttaaaacaattaagttctttaacattgttaattatgattatgctaaaaaaaaaacattttagcaaAGAATGAAGAAAGGTTCTTAGCAGGTCAACAGTTGGAGACATTTTGCATGACAAAGTACAAAGCAAATTGGTCAA
The sequence above is drawn from the Gigantopelta aegis isolate Gae_Host chromosome 6, Gae_host_genome, whole genome shotgun sequence genome and encodes:
- the LOC121375022 gene encoding ergothioneine biosynthesis protein 1-like; protein product: MLTKILTGQLTFTSLKPLDLSRCTKQQLQDYFINTYDLYESLFTSLKDETAFYKCPDRLRLPLIFYFAHTAAVYVNKLMLAGMLKERINLEFETMFETGVDEMSWDDTENYRMGGSYKWPSVDDVVAYRCSVRNMILKVIEDTPLDLPVTMESSWWALVMGMEHERIHLETSSVLIRQLPVDMVTKPDGWVYGPIKCGEPVKDNPLVKVNGQEVTLGKPDSFPSYGWDNEYGELKCFVPPFEASKYPVTNHQFLKFVEDGGYLKKEFWSKEGWQWLQYRRAKHPTFWICSEGCKSGCGSDLSTYSHCQLPSQDTVITEKHEESGFQNGSSSQTKYMYRAMFDVIALPMNWPVECNYHEAKAFCCWLGADYRLPGEAEHHAMRGLQDSERLETSSDIIYNDKIEANLNFQYGSSTPVNMYPATEAGFCDVFGNIWEWVEDHFNGLPGFRSNKFYDDFSSPCFDGQHNIILGGSWISTGDEASRFARFAFRRHFFQHSGFRVARSLAENEPTKLPIRLISSEVFVVGFGVQDVPEFIDENKRDLIRVPSTNTQFAYDMRAVLEGILDLEFGYRDGFADVVANLCNSYTRFFKTGTSSVVHLGSGTGRAAFELSKVFNKVLGVEYSGRFVNTALKIQKKHGLSFVCDDGESREITLDESYNPESIDFKQLTWIPNEVGSHDLTLITNMSRLLNPTAWLLRLWEITQPDGIAVVASDNCIWDYQKLQPILSKKLKCVSTQEVPFGGPAGENVAMVTVWKRI